One Cyprinus carpio isolate SPL01 chromosome A16, ASM1834038v1, whole genome shotgun sequence genomic region harbors:
- the LOC109075577 gene encoding DNA-directed RNA polymerase III subunit RPC3-like, whose amino-acid sequence MTAQEVRLCGLLLQEHFGNVVEKVGTHLIRSGVLTLRALAHETKLPLDLVKKSLCVLVQHGMCTFGAGRRGPAGPVEYRINCEHIFHMLRYPRYIYTAKSLYGDTGELIVEEILQRGQMTMSSTVKTVADRLTHNMPEGQSMDYSEVVSAFSQLVETHFLQRCPPLASAGSSSSGAVDTPLPFATQPTEPESNPDCYKLPYINLTGQGKRRRSSEGGEAEQRAAKKARTDNSECGDDGIYWQVNFQRFHLHFRDQAIISAVSCKLDQTSSEIVRTMLRMSEVTTPAHAAFTQALSANEIFRALQSSYNIARPNLDQYLSLLVDDPMEFVGKTGDSGGGMYVVNLHRALANLARATLESVVQERFGSRSARIFRLLLRKRHLEQKQVEDFAMIPAKEAKDMLYTLLSENLVQLQEIPKTPDYAPSRTFYLYTVNQLPTARLLLQHCYKTVCNLIERRLYETKENKRLLEKSQRIEAILASLQATGAEAAQLTEVEEMITVPERQQLESLRHHINKLDSSENQVDETIFLLESYINSTKTSR is encoded by the exons ATGACAGCGCAGGAGGTGCGTCTGTGTGGGCTTCTACTGCAGGAGCACTTTGGAAATGTGGTGGAGAAAGTGGGCACTCATCTCATCCGCAGTGGAGTTCTGACACTGCGAGCTCTTGCCCATGAGACCAAACTTCCTCTCGACCTG GTCAAGAAGTCTCTGTGTGTGCTGGTGCAGCATGGGATGTGTACGTTTGGTGCTGGGCGTCGTGGTCCAGCAGGACCTGTGGAATATCGCATCAACTGCGAGCATATCTTCCACATGCTCCGTTATCCACGCTACATCTACACCGCCAAGAGTCTTTATGGAGACACCGGCGAGCTCATTGTTGAGGAGATACTCCAGAGAGGACAGATGACTATGAGCAGCACAGTCAAGACTGTAGCAGACCGGCTGACCCACAATATGCCAG agGGCCAGAGTATGGACTACAGTGAGGTTGTCTCTGCATTTTCCCAGTTGGTTGAGACTCATTTCCTGCAGCGTTGTCCTCCTTTGGCTTCAGCAGGATCATCAAGCTCAGGAGCAGTCGACACTCCTCTTCCGTTTGCAACACAGCCCACTGAACCAGAGAGCAACCCAGACTGCTACAAACTACCCTATATCAATCTCACCG GTCAAGGAAAACGCAGACGCTCAAGCGAGGGTGGTGAAGCTGAACAGCGTGCGGCAAAGAAAGCCCGGACAGACAATAGTGAG TGTGGTGATGACGGGATCTATTGGCAGGTGAATTTTCAACGCTTTCACCTGCACTTCAGGGATCAGGCCATCATTAGTGCTGTTTCCTGTAAACTTGATCAG ACCAGCAGTGAGATTGTTAGGACCATGTTACGGATGAGTGAAGTTACCACGCCGGCTCACGCTGCTTTCACACAAGCTCTTTCAGCCAATGAG ATTTTCCGAGCTCTTCAGTCCAGTTACAACATCGCCAGACCAAATTTAGATCAATACCTCTCTCTCCTGGTGGATGATCCG ATGGAATTTGTGGGGAAGACAGGCGACAGTGGAGGAGGAATGTATGTGGtca ATCTACACCGTGCACTGGCTAACCTGGCCAGGGCTACCCTGGAGTCTGTGGTCCAAGAGAG GTTTGGTTCCCGCTCAGCTCGAATCTTTCGTCTGTTACTGCGGAAACGGCACCTGGAACAGAAGCAGGTGGAGGATTTTGCCATGATTCCAGCCAAAGAGGCTAAAGACATGCTGTACACACTCCTGTCTGAGAACCTGGTTCAGCTCCAG gaaatccctaaaACGCCAGACTACGCCCCTTCTCGCACCTTTTACCTCTACACAGTTAATCAGCTGCCCACCGCCAGACTACTTCTGCAACACTGCTACAAG ACCGTTTGCAACCTGATCGAGAGGCGGCTGTATGAGACCAAAGAGAACAA GCGACTTTTGGAAAAGTCCCAGCGAATTGAGGCCATCCTGGCTTCCTTGCAGGCCACAGGGGCAGAGGCGGCACAGCTGACGGAGGTGGAGGAGATGATCACAGTTCCAGAAAGACAGCAGCTAGAGTCCCTACGACACCACATTAACAA GTTGGATTCCAGTGAAAACCAGGTGGATGAGACCATATTTCTTCTGGAATCTTACATTAACTCTACAAAGACCTCTCGCTGA